The Enterobacter kobei genome has a segment encoding these proteins:
- a CDS encoding MipA/OmpV family protein, with the protein MTIKYNLLIAATLFAATSAMAGDFSIGAGAVFNESPYKGYNENTTAVPLISYESDRFYVRQTTGGWILWKDAKNELSLTASWMPLHFDPDDNDDHQMKQLDERKASAFLGGAYYHHESWGSLKVAVSGDATDESGGMIGEVSYFRPIRMERLTLTPSVGVFYTDESYNDYYYGVSGNESRRSGLKQYTAGDSWTPYVGLAAKYQLTQKLYLNASAVYTVLPDDVKNSPMIDRDDSFVLMTGLTWRF; encoded by the coding sequence ATGACTATTAAATACAATTTACTTATCGCTGCCACGTTATTTGCAGCCACATCTGCGATGGCCGGTGACTTTTCAATAGGGGCGGGGGCTGTATTTAATGAGTCGCCTTATAAGGGATATAACGAAAATACCACTGCGGTGCCGTTAATCAGTTACGAAAGCGATCGTTTCTATGTGCGCCAGACCACGGGCGGCTGGATCCTGTGGAAAGACGCAAAAAATGAACTCAGCCTGACCGCATCGTGGATGCCGCTGCATTTTGATCCCGATGACAATGACGACCATCAGATGAAACAGCTTGATGAGCGTAAGGCGTCCGCTTTCCTCGGTGGCGCGTACTATCACCACGAAAGCTGGGGTTCTTTGAAAGTGGCGGTCTCTGGCGATGCCACGGATGAAAGCGGCGGCATGATTGGAGAAGTCTCCTACTTTCGACCCATCAGGATGGAACGTCTGACCCTGACGCCATCTGTGGGTGTTTTTTATACCGACGAAAGCTATAACGACTACTACTACGGCGTATCCGGCAACGAGTCTCGCCGCTCAGGTCTGAAGCAATACACCGCCGGTGACAGCTGGACGCCATACGTTGGCCTGGCGGCTAAATATCAGTTAACTCAGAAGCTGTACCTTAACGCCAGCGCGGTCTACACCGTGTTGCCTGACGACGTGAAGAACAGCCCGATGATCGACCGCGACGACAGCTTCGTGCTGATGACCGGGCTGACCTGGCGCTTCTGA
- a CDS encoding LysR family transcriptional regulator produces the protein MMSKLQLKPRELKIISVIAATHSIGDAAALLGMAQANVSKYLSDFEARVGLKVFERTTRQLALTQFGESLLPYIDASLDKNDQLVNFIADYKHEKRGKVTLYAPTGIVTYLARHVIHQIKDIGDIRISLKTYNLDRNEFSEGVSFPDDCDILITYAQPKDGNLVASVLTKYSVTAFATQEYLNNHPLAGPDDLINHSCILIDSMLVDDANIWRFRTHGSDNVQDYRVTGNYICDNTQTALELARNNLGIVFAPKESLKKELAQGMLVPCFPHQEEWWLDLTAIFRKREYQPWRVQYVLDGVLNCLRQQIAQAAQGRPEQGD, from the coding sequence ATGATGAGTAAATTACAACTAAAACCACGCGAATTAAAAATAATCTCCGTCATCGCCGCCACTCACAGCATTGGTGATGCTGCTGCCCTGTTGGGTATGGCGCAGGCTAACGTCAGTAAATATCTCTCTGATTTTGAAGCGCGGGTTGGACTAAAGGTTTTTGAGCGCACGACCCGTCAGCTTGCGCTTACTCAGTTTGGTGAATCGTTACTTCCCTATATTGACGCTTCGCTGGACAAAAACGATCAGCTCGTGAATTTCATTGCCGATTATAAGCATGAAAAGCGGGGCAAAGTGACCCTTTACGCGCCCACGGGAATTGTCACCTACCTCGCGCGCCATGTCATCCATCAGATAAAAGACATCGGCGACATTCGTATCTCCCTGAAAACGTACAACCTGGACCGCAATGAATTTTCAGAAGGCGTTTCCTTCCCGGATGACTGCGATATTTTAATTACCTATGCACAACCAAAAGATGGAAATCTGGTCGCCAGCGTATTAACAAAATATTCCGTTACGGCATTCGCCACTCAGGAATATTTAAATAATCATCCGTTAGCCGGACCTGACGATTTAATTAATCACTCATGTATTCTGATCGATTCCATGCTGGTCGACGATGCAAATATCTGGCGTTTTCGTACCCATGGTAGTGATAACGTGCAAGATTACAGGGTGACCGGAAATTATATTTGTGACAATACGCAGACGGCGCTGGAGCTGGCAAGAAATAACCTTGGGATCGTATTCGCACCTAAAGAGAGCCTGAAAAAAGAATTAGCGCAAGGCATGCTGGTTCCCTGCTTCCCGCATCAGGAAGAGTGGTGGCTCGATCTGACCGCGATATTCCGCAAACGTGAATACCAGCCCTGGCGTGTGCAGTACGTCCTTGATGGCGTCCTCAATTGCCTGCGCCAGCAAATTGCTCAGGCCGCCCAGGGACGGCCTGAGCAGGGCGACTAG
- a CDS encoding glycoside hydrolase family 127 protein, with protein sequence MSVMEPDLHQLKINDPFLGQYQRLVRDVVIPYQWDALNDRVAEAEPSHAITNFRIAAGLEEGEFYGMVFQDSDVAKWLEAVAWSLCQKPDAELEKTADEVIELIAAAQCEDGYLNTYFTVKAPEARWTNLAECHELYCAGHMIEAGVAWFQGTGKRNLLDVVCRLADHIDSVFGPGETQLHGYPGHPEIELALMRLYDVTEEPRYLNLVKYFIEERGAQPHFYDIEYEKRGKTSYWNTYGPAWMVKDKAYSQAHQPLAEQQTAIGHAVRFVYLMAGMAHLARLSGDEGKRQDCLRLWNNMAQRQLYITGGIGSQSSGEAFSSDYDLPNDTVYAESCASIGLMMFARRMLEMEADSHYADVMERALYNTVLGGMALDGKHFFYVNPLEVHPKTLAFNHIYDHVKPVRQRWFGCACCPPNIARVLTSLGHYIYTVRPDALLINLYVGNDVAIQIDENTLRLRISGNYPWQDQVTIEITSPVPVTHTLALRLPDWCAEPAVSLNGERVTGEVVRGYLYLNRCWHEGDTLTLTLPMPVRRVYGNPQVRQQAGKVALQRGPLVYCLEEADNGANLHNLSLPENSAFRVFEGKGIFAHKMLIQAEGRGYHVKDTDALWQYDRSPVQRQPQTLTFIPWFSWANRGEGEMRIWVDEG encoded by the coding sequence ATGTCCGTAATGGAACCCGATCTGCACCAACTGAAAATCAATGACCCGTTTCTCGGGCAGTATCAACGACTGGTCCGTGATGTGGTGATCCCCTACCAGTGGGATGCGCTGAACGATCGCGTGGCAGAGGCTGAACCCAGCCACGCCATTACCAACTTCCGCATTGCCGCGGGTCTGGAAGAGGGTGAATTCTACGGGATGGTGTTTCAGGACAGCGACGTGGCGAAATGGCTGGAGGCCGTGGCGTGGTCGCTATGCCAGAAACCGGATGCTGAACTGGAAAAAACCGCCGACGAGGTCATTGAACTGATTGCCGCAGCACAGTGTGAAGATGGCTATCTCAATACGTACTTTACGGTTAAGGCCCCCGAGGCGCGCTGGACCAATCTGGCCGAATGCCACGAGCTGTACTGCGCCGGGCATATGATTGAGGCTGGCGTGGCCTGGTTTCAGGGAACCGGTAAACGCAACCTGCTGGATGTGGTGTGCAGGCTGGCAGACCATATCGACAGCGTGTTTGGCCCTGGCGAAACGCAGCTGCACGGTTATCCTGGCCACCCGGAAATCGAGCTGGCGCTGATGCGGCTGTACGACGTCACGGAGGAACCACGCTACCTCAATCTGGTGAAATACTTTATTGAGGAACGCGGCGCCCAGCCTCACTTCTACGATATCGAGTACGAGAAGCGTGGCAAAACGTCATACTGGAATACCTATGGACCTGCGTGGATGGTCAAGGACAAAGCCTACAGCCAGGCACATCAACCTCTTGCTGAACAACAAACGGCCATCGGCCATGCGGTACGCTTTGTCTACCTGATGGCGGGCATGGCGCATCTGGCGCGCCTGAGCGGCGACGAAGGTAAACGCCAGGACTGCCTGCGGCTGTGGAATAACATGGCGCAGCGCCAGCTGTACATTACCGGCGGGATTGGCTCGCAAAGTAGCGGCGAGGCATTCAGCAGCGATTACGATCTGCCCAACGATACGGTGTACGCGGAAAGCTGCGCCTCCATTGGCCTGATGATGTTTGCCCGCCGGATGCTCGAGATGGAGGCAGACAGCCACTACGCCGACGTGATGGAGCGCGCGTTATACAACACGGTACTCGGCGGCATGGCGCTGGACGGAAAACACTTCTTCTATGTGAACCCGCTGGAGGTACATCCGAAAACGCTGGCGTTCAACCATATCTACGATCACGTGAAGCCCGTCCGCCAGCGATGGTTCGGCTGCGCCTGCTGTCCGCCGAATATCGCCCGCGTGCTGACCTCACTGGGACATTACATTTATACCGTTCGCCCGGATGCCCTGTTGATCAACCTGTATGTGGGGAACGATGTCGCCATACAGATTGATGAAAACACACTCCGGCTACGTATTAGCGGTAACTATCCGTGGCAGGATCAGGTGACCATCGAAATAACCTCGCCTGTTCCGGTGACTCACACGCTGGCCCTGCGGCTGCCGGACTGGTGCGCCGAACCGGCTGTTTCGCTGAATGGTGAACGCGTCACTGGTGAGGTCGTTCGTGGATATCTTTACCTCAACCGTTGCTGGCATGAGGGCGACACGCTGACTCTGACACTCCCTATGCCGGTTCGCCGCGTGTACGGTAACCCGCAGGTGCGCCAGCAGGCAGGTAAAGTCGCGCTTCAGCGCGGGCCCCTGGTTTACTGTCTGGAAGAAGCTGATAACGGCGCAAATCTGCATAACCTCTCTTTGCCTGAAAACAGTGCGTTCCGGGTATTTGAAGGCAAAGGCATTTTCGCGCACAAAATGTTGATACAGGCGGAGGGGCGCGGTTATCACGTGAAGGATACGGATGCGCTGTGGCAGTACGATCGCTCGCCGGTACAGCGTCAGCCCCAGACGCTGACCTTTATTCCCTGGTTCAGTTGGGCAAACCGGGGAGAAGGGGAGATGCGGATATGGGTGGATGAAGGCTGA
- the aldB gene encoding aldehyde dehydrogenase AldB encodes MTNNPPSSRIQPGEYGFPLKLKPRYDNFIGGDWVAPVDGEYYSNLTPVTGQPLCEIASSGKRDIDLALDAAHNAKDKWGHTSVQDRAAILFKIADRMEQNLELLATAETWDNGKPIRETMAADVPLAIDHFRYFASCIRAQEGGISEVDSDTVAYHFHEPLGVVGQIIPWNFPLLMASWKMAPALAAGNCIVLKPARLTPLSVLLLMEIVGDLLPPGVINVVNGAGGEIGEYLATSKRIAKVAFTGSTEVGQQIMQYATQNIIPVTLELGGKSPNIFFADVMEEEDAFFDKALEGFALFAFNQGEVCTCPSRALVQESIYERFMERAIRRVESIRSGNPLDNVTQMGAQVSHGQLETILNYIDIGKKEGADILTGGRRKVLGGDLQDGYYLEPTILFGKNNMRVFQEEIFGPVLAVTTFKTMEEALEIANDTPYGLGAGVWSRNGNLAYKMGRGIQAGRVWTNCYHAYPAHAAFGGYKQSGIGRETHKMMLEHYQQTKCLLVSYSDKPLGLF; translated from the coding sequence ATGACAAACAATCCTCCCTCTTCGCGTATCCAGCCTGGCGAGTATGGTTTTCCCCTCAAGCTAAAGCCTCGTTATGACAACTTTATTGGCGGCGACTGGGTGGCCCCCGTCGACGGCGAATACTATTCCAACCTGACCCCCGTTACCGGCCAGCCGCTGTGTGAAATAGCCAGCTCCGGCAAGCGCGATATCGATCTGGCGCTGGATGCGGCGCACAACGCGAAAGACAAATGGGGGCATACCTCCGTTCAGGATCGGGCAGCCATTCTGTTCAAAATCGCTGACCGGATGGAGCAGAATCTGGAACTGCTGGCGACGGCAGAAACCTGGGATAACGGCAAGCCGATCCGGGAAACGATGGCGGCAGACGTGCCGCTGGCCATTGACCACTTCCGCTATTTTGCCTCCTGTATTCGCGCTCAGGAGGGCGGAATCAGCGAGGTCGACAGCGACACCGTGGCGTATCACTTCCACGAACCGCTGGGCGTGGTAGGGCAAATTATTCCGTGGAACTTCCCGCTGCTGATGGCGAGCTGGAAAATGGCGCCCGCGCTGGCAGCAGGCAACTGCATTGTGCTCAAACCGGCGCGTCTGACCCCGCTTTCGGTTCTGCTGCTGATGGAAATCGTTGGCGATCTCCTGCCGCCGGGCGTGATTAACGTGGTGAACGGTGCGGGTGGCGAGATAGGGGAGTATCTGGCTACGTCTAAACGTATCGCCAAAGTGGCATTTACCGGGTCGACGGAAGTGGGCCAGCAGATCATGCAGTACGCCACCCAGAACATCATTCCGGTGACGCTTGAGCTCGGGGGAAAATCCCCGAACATCTTCTTTGCAGACGTGATGGAAGAAGAGGATGCCTTCTTTGATAAAGCCCTGGAAGGGTTTGCGCTGTTTGCGTTTAACCAGGGTGAAGTCTGTACCTGCCCGAGTCGCGCGCTGGTGCAGGAGTCTATCTATGAACGCTTCATGGAGCGCGCCATTCGCCGCGTCGAATCTATCCGCAGCGGGAACCCGCTCGATAACGTTACGCAGATGGGGGCGCAGGTCTCACATGGACAGCTGGAGACCATCCTCAACTACATTGATATCGGCAAGAAAGAGGGCGCAGATATCCTGACCGGCGGCCGCCGTAAGGTACTTGGTGGCGATCTGCAGGACGGGTATTACCTTGAGCCGACGATCCTGTTTGGCAAGAACAACATGCGCGTCTTCCAGGAGGAGATTTTCGGACCGGTGCTGGCGGTGACCACCTTCAAAACGATGGAGGAGGCACTGGAGATTGCCAACGACACGCCGTATGGCCTGGGGGCAGGCGTCTGGAGCCGCAACGGTAATCTGGCCTATAAAATGGGCCGGGGCATTCAGGCCGGGCGCGTCTGGACCAACTGCTATCACGCCTATCCGGCACACGCCGCATTTGGGGGTTATAAGCAATCCGGCATCGGGCGTGAAACCCACAAGATGATGCTGGAGCATTACCAGCAGACGAAATGTTTGCTGGTCAGCTACTCCGATAAACCGCTGGGCCTGTTCTAG